Below is a window of Halobaculum lipolyticum DNA.
CCATCCCGATCTTCATTCCGATCTGGTTGGCGGAGTTCGACGTGGTGTCGCTGGGACCGGTCGAGGTCGCGGTCACGTCGGCGTCGCTGGGCCTGCTCGTCACGGTCGGCTACGGCCTGTTCGGGCTGGGGGCGCTCCCCGGCGGGGTGTTGGTCGACCGCGTCGGCTCGCGTCGGCTGATCACCGCCTGTCTCGTCGGGATGGCGGCCTCCTTCCTCCTACTGGGCGTCGCTCCCGGACTCGTCGCCGTCACGCTCGCGATGGTCGTGTGGGGCGTCTCCGCCTCCGTCTACCACCCCGCGGGGCTGGCGTTGCTGTCGAAGGGCGTCGAGGAGCGCGGGACCGGGTTCGCCTACCACGGGATCGCCGGCAACCTCGGGATCGGACTGGGACCGCTGCTGACGGCGATCATGCTGCTGTTCCTCGGCTGGCAGACGGTCGCGATGGTGCTGGCGGCGCCCGCGCTGTTGGCGGCCGCCTACGCCGTCCGCGCGAGCTTCGACGAGACCGCGGCCGTCGAGCCGGCGACGGACGGCGGCGAGGGCGGCGACTCCAAGGCGGACGCCGGCGTCGACTCGTTCGCGGAGTTCGTCTCGGAGTCGCGCGTCCTGTTCACGGGGAGCTTCGCGCTCGTGTTCCTCGCCGTGATGCTGTCCGGCCTCTACTACCGCGGTATCCTCACGTTCATGCCGGAACTCCTGCAGAGCTTCCCGGGCTTCGAGCCGGTCACCATCTCGTCGCTCCTCCCGGGCGGCCTCGGTGACGCGGTCGGCGGTTCGGGCGGCCAGACGTTGTCGCCGGCGAACTACGTCTACTCGGGCCTGCTGATGATCGGCGTCCTCGGCCAGTACGCGGGAGGGAAGCTCACCGACCGGATGCCCGTCGAGCGCGGGCTGATGCTCGGCTACGGGCTGCTCGGCGTACTCGCGGTGTTGTTCCTGCCGATCGCGAACCTCGGGTTCGTCCCGTTCCTCGCGTTCGGCGCGGTGCTCGGCGTCGCGCTGTTCGTCGTCCAGCCGTTCTACCAGGCGACCGTCGCCGAGTACACGCCCGCCGGGACGCGCGGGCTGTCGTACGGCTACACCTACCTCGGCGTGTTCGGCGTCGGCGCGCTCGGTGGAGCCATCGCCGGCGCCGTCCTGACGTACGCGAACGAACAGGTGTTGTTCGCGGTGCTCGCGGCGTTCGGCTTCCTCGCGGGCGGGATCGGGCTGGTGCTGTCACGGCGGTAGCACGGGTCGCGCTTCCCGCCGCTTCTCGCAGGCGTCGCCGCCCACGAGCCACGGCTATCCCGCAACGCCCAAACACCCGCCGCAAGTACCTCGGTACGATCAGATGGACCCGAAAACCGAGATGACGAGCGTCGACCTCGCGGCCCTCGTCGGGGAACTCTCCCGCTACGAGGGCGCGAAGGTGGACAAGGTCTACCTCTACGGCGACGATCTCGTCCGCTTCAAGCTCCGCGACTACGACCGCGGACGGGTCGAACTCCTCGTCGAGACCGGCGAGGTGAAGCGCTGTCACGTCGCCGACCCCGCGCACGTCCCCGACGCGCCCGGCCGGCCCCCGGAGTTCGCGAAGACGCTCCGCTCGCGGCTCGCGGGCGGGGAACTCGCCGACGTCGACCAGTACGAGTTCGACCGCATCCTCTCGTTCGACTTCGAGCGTCCGGACGCGAACACGACGGTCGTCGCGGAGCTGTTCGGCGAGGGCAACGTCGCCGTCCTCGACGAGACGGGCGAAGTGCAGCGCAGCCTCGAGACCGTCCGGCTGAAGTCACGCACCGTCGCGCCGGGGAGCCAGTACGAGTACCCCCAGTCGCGGATAAACCCGTTCGACGTGCGCTACGAGGTCGTCGAGGCGCGCATGGAGGAGTCCGACACCGACGTGGTGCGGACGCTCGCGACGCAGTTGAACATGGGCGGGCTGTACGCCGAGGAGTTCTGCACCCGCGCGGGCGTCGAGAAGACCCTCGACATCGCCGACGCCGGCGAGGAGCAGTACCGCGCCGTCTTCGACGCGATCCGGCGGATGGGCGAGCGGCTGCGCTCGGGCGATCTCGACCCTCGCGTCTACCTGGAGGACGGCGAGGTCGTCGACGTGACGCCGCTCCCGCTGGAGGAGCGCGACGGACTGGAGTCGGAGGCGTACGACGACTTCAACGCCGCGCTGGACGCGTACTTCCACCGGCTCGACCTCACCGAGGACGAGGACGTCGACGACTCGCCCGACTTCGCGGCGGAGATCGCCAAGAAGCAGCGCATCATCGACCAACAGGAGGGCGCCATCGGCGACTTCGACGAGCGCGCGCAGGCCGAACGCGAGAAGGCGGAGGCGGTGTACGCCCACTACGACCTGGTCGCGGACGTGCTCTCGACGATCCAGGGCGCCCGCGAGCAGGGGCGCGGCTGGGAGGAGATCGACGAGACGTTCCTCGAGGGCGCCGACCGCGGCATCCCGGAGGCGGAGGCGGTGAAGGGCGTCGACGGCGCCGAGGGGACCGTCGACGTCGACCTCGACGGCACGGTCGTCACGCTGGAGGCGACGACCGGTCCCGAGAAGAACGCCGACCGACTGTACCGGGAGGCCAAGCGCATCGAGGAGAAGAAGGAGGGCGCGCTCGCCGCCATCGAGAACACTCGCGAGGAACTGGAGGCGGTGAAGCGCCGCAAGGAGGAGTGGGAGCGCGACGACGGCGACGCCGACGAGGAGGCGGAGGACGCGGAGGCGGACGACGAGTACGACGACGTCGACTGGCTCTCGCGCCCGTCGATCCCGGTCCGCAACCGCGACAACTGGTACGACCGCTTCCGGTGGTTCGAGACCAGCGACGGCTTCCTCGTCATCGGCGGGCGCAACGCCGACCAGAACGAGGAGCTGGTGAAGAACTACATGGAGGGTCGGGACCTGTTCTGTCACGCGCAGGCACACGGCGGGCCCGTCACGCTGATCAAGGCGACCGACCCCTCGGAGGCCGCCCGCGACGTGACCATCCCCGAGCAGTCGCGACGGGAGGCCGCGCAGTTCGCCGTCTCGTACTCGTCGGTGTGGAAGGACGGCCGCGGCGCCGGCGACGCGTACGTCGTCACGCCCGACCAGGTGTCGAAGACGCCCGAGTCCGGCGAGTACATCGAGAAGGGCGGCTTCGTGATCCGCGGCGAGCGCGACTACTACCGCGACGTGGCCGCCGAGGTCGCCGTCGGCGTGCAGGTCGAGCCGGAGACGAGGGTGATCGGCGGCCCCCCGAGCGCGGTCGAACCGCGCGCGGAGACGACGATCCGGCTCACGCCGGGGCAGTTCGCCCAGAACGACGCCGCGATGAAGTGTTACCGCCTGCTGAAGGACCGGTTCGCCGACCAGTCGTTCGTCCGCAAGGTCGCCTCGGCGGATCTCATCCAGGAGTTCCTCCCGCCGGGCGAGAGCGACGTCCACGAGGGATAGCGCGTGATCGAGCAGGCGCTCCGGTTCCCGTTCGGCACCGCCGACGACCGCGGCGCGACGGCGGAGGCGCTCCTCGTCGGCGGGGGACTCCACGTGCTCGCGGCGTTCGTGCCGGTGGTGCCGCTGATCCCGGTGATGGGGTACCTCGTGCGCGTGCTCGGCGCCGCCGGCGAGGCGGACGACCCCGCCGACCTGCCGACGTTCCGGTCGCCGGCGAGCCTCGTTCGCGACGGTCTCGTCGGCGGGGTGCTCGCGCTCGGCTTCTGCCTCGTTCCGGTCGTCCTGCTGGTGGTCACGGTGGGGGGCGCGCTCTCGGGCGGCGCCGCGGGCGGGCCGATCGATCCGACGACGCCGCTCGGCTACGGCGTGACGCTGATCGGCGGCACGATCACGCTGCTGCTGGCGGTCGCGGTCGTCTACCCGCTTCCGGCGGTGATCGCGGGGTACGCCCGAGCCGACCCCGAGGCGGGAACCCTCACACGCGTGCGGACGGCGTTCTCGCGTCGCCGGCTGCGGGCGAGCGTCACGAGCGGGCGCTACTTCTACGCGTGGACAGTCGGGGTCGTGCTCCTGCTGTTCGGGGCGGCGCTGGCGAGCGCCGGCACCCGGTTCACGCGCCTGGTCGGGTTCTTCGGGCTGTTCTACCTCGAAGTGGCCGCCGCCGCGGCGTGGTCCCGCGGGGTCGGTGGAAACGATTAACCCCCGCCCTCCTGACCGGTCTGGTATGTTAGAGGACGCGATCCGGTACCCGCTGAACAACGACGACCGACTCGCGACGCTGATCATCGGCGGGCTGTTGGTGATCCCCGGTGTGTTCCTGATCCTCCCGATATTCATCCTCCAGGGGTATCTCGTCAGGGTGCTCGGGTCGGCCGCCGCCGGCGAGGAGTCGGCGCCGTCGTTCACCGACTGGGGCGGTCTGTTCGTCGACGGGCTGAAACTGCTCGTCGTTCAGATCGTGTACGGACTGGTGTTGCTCGTGCCGTTCGGCGCCCTGTTCTTCGTCGTCGTCGGGGGGAGCGCGCTCGTCACCGGGGACGCCGGCGTCGCCGCCCTCGGGGTCGTCGGCTTCCTCGTGCTCGGGCTGTTCGTGCTCGCGTCGCTGGTGGTGAGCTACGTCGTTCCCGCCGCGTTGACGAACATGGCCGTCGAGGGAACCCTCGGCGCCGCCTTCGACGTCGGCGCGATCCGGACGGCCGCCCTCTCGGCCGACTACCTCGTCGGCGTCCTCCTCGGCGTCGTCCTCGCGGCGGTCATCGGGTCGATCGCCAGTCCGTTGACGGCCCTCCTCGTCGGGATCCCGCTGCTGTTCTACGCACAGGTCGTCTCCTACTACTGCTTCGGCCGCGGGTTCGCGGAGGCGACGGGCGCCGGCGGCGTCGGCGGCTCCCGGACCGCCGACCCGACGGCGACCGACACGCTGTAACGCC
It encodes the following:
- a CDS encoding DUF4013 domain-containing protein; the encoded protein is MLEDAIRYPLNNDDRLATLIIGGLLVIPGVFLILPIFILQGYLVRVLGSAAAGEESAPSFTDWGGLFVDGLKLLVVQIVYGLVLLVPFGALFFVVVGGSALVTGDAGVAALGVVGFLVLGLFVLASLVVSYVVPAALTNMAVEGTLGAAFDVGAIRTAALSADYLVGVLLGVVLAAVIGSIASPLTALLVGIPLLFYAQVVSYYCFGRGFAEATGAGGVGGSRTADPTATDTL
- a CDS encoding DUF4013 domain-containing protein, producing MIEQALRFPFGTADDRGATAEALLVGGGLHVLAAFVPVVPLIPVMGYLVRVLGAAGEADDPADLPTFRSPASLVRDGLVGGVLALGFCLVPVVLLVVTVGGALSGGAAGGPIDPTTPLGYGVTLIGGTITLLLAVAVVYPLPAVIAGYARADPEAGTLTRVRTAFSRRRLRASVTSGRYFYAWTVGVVLLLFGAALASAGTRFTRLVGFFGLFYLEVAAAAAWSRGVGGND
- a CDS encoding MFS transporter, whose amino-acid sequence is MAPRASRSRVNRNDRSIVGLTMLAHGMVHTYELSIPIFIPIWLAEFDVVSLGPVEVAVTSASLGLLVTVGYGLFGLGALPGGVLVDRVGSRRLITACLVGMAASFLLLGVAPGLVAVTLAMVVWGVSASVYHPAGLALLSKGVEERGTGFAYHGIAGNLGIGLGPLLTAIMLLFLGWQTVAMVLAAPALLAAAYAVRASFDETAAVEPATDGGEGGDSKADAGVDSFAEFVSESRVLFTGSFALVFLAVMLSGLYYRGILTFMPELLQSFPGFEPVTISSLLPGGLGDAVGGSGGQTLSPANYVYSGLLMIGVLGQYAGGKLTDRMPVERGLMLGYGLLGVLAVLFLPIANLGFVPFLAFGAVLGVALFVVQPFYQATVAEYTPAGTRGLSYGYTYLGVFGVGALGGAIAGAVLTYANEQVLFAVLAAFGFLAGGIGLVLSRR
- the rqcH gene encoding ribosome rescue protein RqcH produces the protein MDPKTEMTSVDLAALVGELSRYEGAKVDKVYLYGDDLVRFKLRDYDRGRVELLVETGEVKRCHVADPAHVPDAPGRPPEFAKTLRSRLAGGELADVDQYEFDRILSFDFERPDANTTVVAELFGEGNVAVLDETGEVQRSLETVRLKSRTVAPGSQYEYPQSRINPFDVRYEVVEARMEESDTDVVRTLATQLNMGGLYAEEFCTRAGVEKTLDIADAGEEQYRAVFDAIRRMGERLRSGDLDPRVYLEDGEVVDVTPLPLEERDGLESEAYDDFNAALDAYFHRLDLTEDEDVDDSPDFAAEIAKKQRIIDQQEGAIGDFDERAQAEREKAEAVYAHYDLVADVLSTIQGAREQGRGWEEIDETFLEGADRGIPEAEAVKGVDGAEGTVDVDLDGTVVTLEATTGPEKNADRLYREAKRIEEKKEGALAAIENTREELEAVKRRKEEWERDDGDADEEAEDAEADDEYDDVDWLSRPSIPVRNRDNWYDRFRWFETSDGFLVIGGRNADQNEELVKNYMEGRDLFCHAQAHGGPVTLIKATDPSEAARDVTIPEQSRREAAQFAVSYSSVWKDGRGAGDAYVVTPDQVSKTPESGEYIEKGGFVIRGERDYYRDVAAEVAVGVQVEPETRVIGGPPSAVEPRAETTIRLTPGQFAQNDAAMKCYRLLKDRFADQSFVRKVASADLIQEFLPPGESDVHEG